One Dictyoglomus thermophilum H-6-12 DNA window includes the following coding sequences:
- a CDS encoding glycoside hydrolase family 43 protein, which yields MKHLFLIFLIALLSTAFSATEEVPLQIWASVHDPAIIKAEDSYYVFGSHLAVAKSKDLMVWQIVNSSLSDDNKIIPNISKELSEAFEWAETPAPDVWAPCVIRLLDGKYYMYYCVSTFGSFRSAIGVAVSDNIEGPYRNLKIILKSGIRFEEGLAPDGTQYNPQKHPNCIDPHVFYDKDGNLWMSYGSYFGGIYIIKLDPKTGFPLPNQGYGKKIAGGNHAPMEGSFILYNPETGYYYLFLSFGGLDSKGGYNIRVARSKNPDGPYLDSQGKDMAEAVGRDKVKLADYGVKLIGNFNLNRNNPRSILTFGYVSPGHNSAYYEQETGKYFIVFHTRFPGRGEFFTLRVHQMFFNSEGWPVIAPFPYGGETISKLDVNNVVGEYLFIDHGKDITGDIKTPINIFLNADGSISGELAGKWELKDKYITLEIKMDNSFETYKGVILSQWDPMSLKKTVTFSCVSKNGVSVWGIKK from the coding sequence ATGAAACATTTGTTTTTAATATTTTTAATTGCTTTACTGAGTACTGCATTTTCAGCTACAGAAGAAGTGCCTTTACAAATTTGGGCTTCTGTTCATGATCCTGCAATAATTAAAGCAGAGGATTCATATTATGTTTTTGGGTCGCATCTTGCAGTAGCAAAATCTAAAGATCTTATGGTATGGCAGATAGTAAATTCTAGTCTCAGTGATGATAATAAGATAATCCCTAATATTTCTAAGGAACTTTCTGAAGCTTTTGAGTGGGCCGAAACTCCTGCGCCTGATGTGTGGGCACCTTGTGTAATACGGCTTTTAGATGGCAAATACTATATGTATTATTGTGTTAGTACTTTTGGATCTTTTAGATCTGCCATTGGAGTAGCAGTTTCCGATAATATAGAAGGGCCCTATAGGAATTTAAAAATCATACTAAAGTCAGGTATACGTTTTGAAGAAGGTTTAGCTCCAGATGGTACTCAATACAATCCTCAAAAACATCCCAATTGTATTGATCCTCATGTGTTCTATGATAAAGATGGAAATTTATGGATGAGCTATGGATCATATTTTGGAGGAATCTATATTATCAAGTTAGATCCTAAAACAGGTTTTCCTCTTCCTAATCAGGGATATGGGAAAAAGATTGCCGGCGGAAATCATGCTCCTATGGAAGGATCCTTTATTCTATATAATCCTGAAACAGGTTATTATTATCTCTTTTTAAGCTTTGGGGGATTAGACTCTAAGGGTGGTTATAACATAAGAGTTGCAAGATCAAAAAATCCAGATGGACCTTATTTGGACTCTCAAGGTAAGGATATGGCAGAAGCGGTAGGAAGAGATAAAGTAAAACTAGCAGACTATGGGGTAAAATTAATTGGAAATTTTAATTTAAATAGGAACAATCCTCGGAGTATCTTGACTTTTGGATATGTCTCTCCTGGACATAACTCGGCTTATTATGAACAAGAGACAGGTAAATATTTTATAGTTTTTCATACAAGATTTCCCGGAAGAGGTGAATTCTTTACTTTAAGAGTTCATCAGATGTTTTTCAATTCAGAAGGTTGGCCTGTAATAGCTCCTTTCCCTTATGGAGGAGAAACTATTTCAAAATTAGATGTTAATAATGTTGTAGGAGAATATCTCTTTATTGATCATGGAAAAGATATTACTGGAGATATAAAAACCCCAATTAATATTTTCTTGAATGCAGATGGCTCAATTTCTGGAGAACTTGCTGGTAAGTGGGAATTAAAAGATAAATATATCACTTTGGAAATAAAAATGGATAATAGTTTTGAAACTTATAAAGGTGTGATCTTATCCCAGTGGGATCCCATGTCTCTTAAAAAGACAGTAACTTTTTCTTGTGTGTCTAAGAATGGAGTTTCAGTGTGGGGTATTAAAAAATAA
- a CDS encoding alpha-L-arabinofuranosidase C-terminal domain-containing protein, giving the protein MMRMFNIFLMLIFLLLVVTYGDKTEYIIEVNADKQGVQISPILYGLFFEDINYAADGGIYANLIQNGSFEFYNKFTDNKFYAWEKLFSKDSQGTVSIESSDPLNKNNLNYLHIHVDNPGVDGLGVENKGFDGMFFIQDDEYYFSMFSRAKNFKGTVRILLVNENEEVLDSRDLQISSENWEKYEVTLVPSKTTEKGMLVIKVMGPGDLYIDMVSLFPRNAWKGILRNDLVKFLKDFKPGFLRFPGGCIVEGDSIGNMYRWKNTIGKPEERKLTYNLWYSQRYPYYHQSFGLGFFEYFLLSEYLGAEPVPVLNAGMTCQARGATYIPLSKLNEFVQDALDLVEFANGSPQTVWGSKRREMGHPEPFNLKMISIGNEQWGAPYFERYPYFHLALKNKFSDLKLIGCVGPAPDDENYLNAMDWLRRLSPSERPDIIDEHIYKSPAWFYQNIHRYDNYDRNMPKVFIGELAAHDYSRLNSLRSALAEASYLTAIEENSDIVKMVSYAPLFGKFGYTQWQPNFIWFTNSLAYGSVNYYVWRLFSQNLGDYTVYSHLFKRDGEIFDFSGYIGLGSLGNTFFKDFSLLDSKGGIIYKDLFTNLNNWKILSGKFSVNKGILNSSNVEEPSLIYLKTKSLKGKYSINFKVMFKNFNDKFIIYNFLKDSKNYVAWYIDSNYAYAKLTYDGVDYQLTPFYRTNLRSNEWYNVKMVVEGNRMKLYIKNSDFLSKDEPDFVIEVNPKLGPIYLTTSIDKETSDLIIKVVNPSSEEVNCLIKLEGLKYIHPKALVSWINGSPRDENNIANPQKLIPNSKLINVSKEFNYRFIPYSVTIIRIRTKPTDFPKPTVFSIRSSKNYLKVGDTLRLIVEAGLMSDGTNIDMSSALVYFEVDQKDTAEFIYDPVTGLYDILLLKKAPKDNRLKIWGKVSINGFEIVSNILELIVE; this is encoded by the coding sequence ATGATGAGAATGTTTAATATTTTCCTTATGTTGATATTCCTTTTATTAGTTGTCACTTATGGAGATAAAACTGAGTACATCATTGAAGTAAATGCTGACAAGCAAGGTGTTCAAATAAGTCCAATTCTTTATGGCTTGTTTTTTGAGGATATTAATTATGCGGCTGACGGAGGAATATATGCAAACTTAATTCAAAATGGTTCTTTTGAATTTTATAATAAGTTTACAGATAATAAATTTTATGCTTGGGAGAAACTATTTTCTAAAGACTCTCAAGGAACGGTATCCATAGAATCATCTGATCCTTTAAATAAAAATAATCTTAACTATTTGCATATTCATGTGGATAATCCTGGAGTTGATGGATTGGGAGTTGAAAATAAAGGTTTTGATGGTATGTTTTTTATACAAGACGATGAATACTATTTTTCAATGTTTTCTAGAGCTAAAAATTTCAAAGGAACTGTCAGAATACTCTTAGTGAATGAAAATGAAGAGGTTTTAGACTCTAGAGATTTACAGATAAGCTCTGAAAATTGGGAAAAATATGAAGTCACTTTAGTTCCCTCTAAAACTACTGAAAAAGGAATGCTTGTAATTAAAGTTATGGGGCCTGGAGATTTGTATATAGATATGGTTAGTTTGTTTCCAAGAAATGCATGGAAGGGTATATTGAGAAATGATTTAGTAAAATTCTTAAAAGATTTTAAGCCGGGATTCTTAAGGTTCCCTGGAGGTTGTATTGTGGAAGGTGATAGCATTGGGAACATGTATAGATGGAAGAATACTATAGGAAAGCCTGAAGAAAGGAAACTTACTTATAATCTTTGGTATAGTCAGCGTTATCCTTACTATCATCAATCTTTTGGTCTTGGTTTTTTTGAATATTTTCTTCTTTCGGAGTATTTAGGCGCGGAACCTGTACCAGTTCTTAATGCTGGAATGACTTGTCAGGCAAGAGGGGCAACATATATTCCTTTGAGTAAGTTAAATGAATTTGTTCAGGATGCCTTGGATCTTGTTGAATTTGCTAATGGATCTCCTCAAACAGTCTGGGGAAGTAAAAGAAGAGAAATGGGACATCCAGAACCTTTTAATCTAAAAATGATTAGCATAGGGAATGAACAATGGGGAGCTCCATATTTTGAAAGGTATCCATATTTTCACTTAGCTTTAAAGAATAAGTTCTCAGATCTTAAACTTATAGGTTGCGTTGGACCTGCGCCAGATGACGAAAATTATTTAAATGCAATGGATTGGCTAAGGAGGCTTTCTCCATCCGAAAGACCTGATATTATTGATGAACATATTTATAAATCTCCGGCCTGGTTTTATCAGAACATACATCGTTATGATAACTATGATAGAAATATGCCAAAGGTATTTATTGGAGAGCTTGCTGCTCATGACTACTCAAGATTAAATTCTCTTAGATCAGCTCTTGCAGAAGCCTCTTATTTAACAGCCATAGAGGAAAATTCTGACATCGTTAAAATGGTATCTTACGCGCCATTATTTGGTAAATTTGGTTATACTCAATGGCAACCTAACTTTATTTGGTTTACTAATTCTTTGGCTTATGGTTCTGTGAATTACTATGTCTGGAGGCTGTTTAGTCAAAATTTGGGAGATTACACTGTTTATTCCCATCTCTTTAAGAGGGATGGAGAAATTTTTGATTTTTCTGGCTATATTGGTTTAGGGTCATTGGGTAATACTTTTTTCAAAGATTTCAGTTTATTAGACTCTAAAGGAGGAATAATTTACAAAGATTTATTTACAAACTTGAATAACTGGAAAATTTTAAGTGGTAAGTTTAGTGTCAACAAAGGTATTTTAAATTCTTCTAACGTGGAGGAGCCTTCTCTTATTTATTTAAAAACTAAATCTTTGAAGGGAAAATACTCGATCAATTTTAAGGTAATGTTTAAAAACTTCAATGATAAATTTATCATTTATAACTTCTTAAAAGACAGTAAAAACTATGTTGCTTGGTATATTGATAGTAATTATGCCTATGCAAAGTTAACTTATGATGGAGTGGATTATCAGCTTACTCCTTTTTATAGGACAAATCTAAGATCTAATGAGTGGTACAATGTGAAGATGGTAGTCGAGGGTAATCGGATGAAGCTATATATTAAAAATAGTGATTTTTTATCTAAGGATGAACCTGATTTTGTGATAGAAGTAAACCCAAAACTTGGTCCTATTTATTTGACTACAAGTATTGATAAAGAAACCTCTGATTTGATAATAAAAGTTGTAAACCCATCTTCGGAAGAGGTTAATTGTCTTATAAAGCTTGAGGGGCTAAAATACATTCATCCAAAGGCTCTTGTTTCATGGATAAATGGAAGTCCAAGAGATGAAAATAATATAGCAAATCCTCAAAAACTTATTCCGAACTCTAAATTGATAAATGTCTCTAAAGAATTTAATTACCGGTTTATCCCTTATTCCGTAACTATTATTAGAATAAGAACAAAACCTACGGACTTTCCAAAACCTACTGTCTTTTCCATTAGGAGTAGTAAAAACTATTTAAAAGTAGGTGATACACTAAGATTGATAGTTGAGGCTGGTTTGATGAGCGACGGGACTAATATCGATATGAGTTCTGCTTTGGTTTATTTCGAGGTAGATCAGAAAGATACAGCAGAGTTTATCTATGATCCTGTTACAGGTTTATATGATATCTTACTTTTGAAAAAGGCTCCGAAAGATAATAGATTAAAGATATGGGGAAAGGTAAGTATTAATGGATTTGAAATTGTTTCTAATATTCTTGAATTAATTGTTGAGTAA
- a CDS encoding LacI family DNA-binding transcriptional regulator, producing MKRVTIRDVAKLAGVGIATVSRVLNNKGEVSPTTRRRVLKAAKSLGYIPNSLARSLISGKTKKVGIVITTLLNPFYATVVTGIESVLASRGYTLALYNSNEDPKKEREAILTLIEQRVDGLILAPVEYESENVKYLIEHQIPFVLVARRVKESNVNFVVADDFKVGKIATEHLLEKGHRKILFLNSWKSSSAKLRLEGYKEALKEAGLSVNAKFIYSLAPNVEVKPILESVLSNRNRPTAIFCFCDSIALEVVKVLKSIGLRIPEDMAVVGCDNLDYTELLDPPLTTIDISRFEMGVKAAKILLELLDSENKNFIQHTFEPKLIIREST from the coding sequence ATGAAACGTGTAACTATAAGAGATGTAGCTAAACTTGCAGGAGTGGGTATAGCTACCGTATCTCGGGTTCTTAATAATAAAGGAGAAGTAAGTCCTACAACTAGAAGGAGGGTTTTGAAAGCAGCAAAGAGTTTAGGCTATATCCCTAATTCTCTTGCAAGAAGTCTTATTTCTGGAAAAACTAAAAAAGTAGGGATAGTTATAACTACATTATTGAATCCCTTTTATGCTACTGTAGTTACAGGAATAGAAAGCGTTTTAGCTTCTAGAGGATATACTTTAGCTCTGTATAATTCTAATGAGGATCCTAAAAAGGAGAGAGAGGCTATTTTAACTTTGATAGAACAGAGAGTTGATGGGTTAATTTTAGCCCCAGTTGAGTATGAATCTGAAAATGTCAAATATCTGATTGAACACCAAATACCCTTTGTTTTGGTGGCAAGACGAGTTAAAGAGAGTAATGTAAATTTTGTTGTTGCCGATGATTTTAAAGTTGGAAAGATTGCCACGGAACATTTACTTGAAAAGGGACATAGAAAAATATTGTTTCTTAATTCATGGAAAAGTTCAAGTGCTAAGCTAAGGTTAGAGGGGTATAAAGAGGCATTGAAAGAGGCAGGTCTTTCAGTAAATGCAAAGTTTATCTATTCTTTAGCTCCTAATGTGGAAGTCAAGCCTATTTTGGAATCTGTATTATCAAATAGAAATAGGCCTACTGCAATTTTTTGTTTTTGTGATTCAATTGCTCTAGAAGTGGTCAAAGTCTTAAAAAGTATAGGGTTAAGAATTCCCGAGGATATGGCTGTTGTAGGATGCGATAATTTGGATTATACCGAACTTTTAGACCCACCGTTAACTACTATTGATATTTCTAGATTTGAGATGGGAGTTAAAGCTGCTAAAATTTTGTTGGAATTGTTGGATTCTGAGAATAAAAATTTTATACAACATACTTTTGAGCCTAAATTGATAATTAGAGAGTCAACTTAA
- a CDS encoding carbohydrate ABC transporter permease translates to MSKKISKKRLRDTLEAYLFLLPHFIFFVIFIVLPLLYGIVISFHDWKIIGKARFVGLENFKRVWEDPRFWDSLKNTIMFAIISVPLIVALGIILAILLNKRFYGKLWALTAFVSPTFFGSIGILFSWRWILGSQPQALANYYLQKIGIIHTATSWFKTPQMAWTWIIIITAWWIVGFSVLLYLGALQRIPPEQYEAAKLDGANSWQQFIHITLPWIRNVMFFDVARHVLLAFGLFDQVYILTGGGPAGSTRTIVYYLYLVGFERQQLGRAAAISWYIFIVIVAFSAVQLALLTRSIKSAEV, encoded by the coding sequence ATGAGTAAGAAAATATCAAAGAAGCGATTACGTGATACGTTAGAAGCTTATTTATTTCTTCTACCTCATTTTATTTTTTTTGTAATTTTTATTGTACTGCCATTGCTATATGGAATAGTCATAAGCTTTCACGATTGGAAGATTATCGGAAAAGCTCGCTTTGTTGGATTAGAAAATTTTAAAAGGGTTTGGGAAGATCCAAGATTTTGGGACTCTTTAAAAAATACTATTATGTTTGCAATTATCAGTGTTCCATTGATAGTTGCTCTTGGAATAATTCTTGCTATTTTACTTAACAAGAGATTTTATGGTAAATTGTGGGCATTAACTGCTTTTGTTTCTCCTACTTTTTTTGGTTCAATAGGGATTTTGTTTTCATGGCGATGGATATTAGGTTCACAACCTCAAGCTTTGGCAAATTATTATCTTCAAAAAATAGGTATAATCCATACTGCAACCTCATGGTTTAAAACTCCTCAAATGGCGTGGACTTGGATTATTATTATCACTGCATGGTGGATTGTTGGTTTTAGTGTTCTTCTTTATTTAGGGGCTCTTCAAAGAATTCCACCTGAGCAGTACGAAGCAGCAAAACTTGATGGAGCTAATTCTTGGCAGCAATTCATACATATTACGTTGCCTTGGATAAGAAATGTAATGTTTTTTGATGTAGCTCGTCATGTACTACTAGCTTTTGGACTGTTTGATCAAGTATATATACTTACAGGAGGCGGTCCTGCAGGATCTACACGAACTATAGTTTACTATTTGTATCTCGTTGGATTTGAGAGACAACAGTTAGGAAGAGCAGCAGCAATTTCCTGGTATATTTTTATAGTTATTGTGGCTTTTAGCGCAGTTCAATTGGCGTTGTTAACTCGGTCGATCAAGTCTGCGGAGGTGTAA
- the arfA gene encoding arabinosylfuranosidase ArfA, with protein sequence MQKAKVTVDKDFIISRIDRRIYGSFIEHLGRAVYTGIYEPTHPQADEQGFRKDVIELVKALKVPIIRYPGGNFVSGYNWEDGVGPKELRPKKLELAWRSIEPNEVGVNEFVDWCKKVDSQVMMAINLGTRGIDEARNLVEYCNFPGGTYYSDLRRKHGYEKPHKIKVWNLGNEMDGEWQIGHKLPHEYGRLAREVAKVMRMVDPDIELVVCGSSGPGMPTFPEWERIVLEHTYDVVDYVSLHYYANMPGPDYVDLPDNPDLKSFIAKNLVMEDFIKTVISTIDYVKAVKRMKKDVHISFDEWNVWYHSFKKDKNVEPWQVAPPLLEEDYNFADALLVGNMMITLLKHADRIKIACLAQLVNVLAPITTVKGGIAYRQTIYYPFMHASNYGNGLVLLPKVESPKYDSKLYTDVPLIETVVIYNDEKEEISIFAVNRDVDNSLYVEYVLGGFDGFKVEEHIVYDSEDPFAGNTPEEPDKVVPRRENNSAKIDGNKLEVLLPKFSWNVIRLKKE encoded by the coding sequence ATGCAAAAAGCTAAAGTTACTGTGGATAAGGACTTTATTATTTCTCGAATTGATAGGAGGATTTATGGATCTTTTATCGAACATTTAGGTAGGGCAGTCTACACTGGTATTTATGAACCTACCCATCCTCAGGCAGATGAGCAAGGCTTTAGAAAAGACGTCATTGAACTTGTAAAAGCTCTTAAGGTCCCAATTATAAGATATCCTGGAGGTAATTTTGTCTCAGGCTATAACTGGGAAGACGGGGTAGGGCCAAAAGAGTTGAGACCAAAAAAATTGGAGCTTGCTTGGAGAAGTATAGAACCTAATGAGGTTGGGGTAAATGAGTTTGTGGATTGGTGTAAGAAGGTGGATTCTCAGGTGATGATGGCTATAAACCTTGGAACAAGGGGGATAGATGAGGCAAGAAATCTGGTAGAGTATTGTAATTTTCCTGGAGGAACATATTACAGTGATTTGAGGAGAAAACATGGTTATGAAAAACCCCATAAGATAAAGGTTTGGAATCTTGGAAATGAGATGGATGGAGAATGGCAAATAGGGCATAAATTGCCCCATGAATATGGTAGGCTTGCAAGGGAAGTTGCTAAAGTTATGAGGATGGTTGATCCTGATATAGAGTTAGTGGTTTGTGGAAGTTCAGGACCTGGTATGCCAACCTTTCCTGAATGGGAGAGAATTGTTTTAGAGCATACTTACGATGTGGTGGATTATGTTTCTTTACATTATTACGCTAATATGCCTGGACCTGACTACGTAGATCTACCTGATAATCCTGACCTAAAAAGTTTTATTGCTAAAAATCTTGTAATGGAAGATTTTATAAAAACAGTAATTTCTACTATTGATTATGTGAAAGCTGTAAAGCGTATGAAAAAGGATGTGCATATATCCTTTGATGAGTGGAATGTTTGGTATCATTCTTTTAAAAAGGACAAAAATGTGGAGCCATGGCAAGTGGCACCTCCATTATTAGAGGAAGATTACAATTTTGCTGATGCGCTCTTGGTGGGTAATATGATGATTACCCTTTTGAAACATGCAGATAGAATAAAAATTGCTTGTCTTGCTCAACTTGTTAATGTTCTTGCCCCAATAACCACTGTTAAAGGCGGTATAGCCTACAGACAAACTATATACTATCCCTTCATGCATGCCTCAAATTATGGAAATGGATTAGTGCTTCTTCCTAAGGTAGAGTCTCCTAAATATGATTCTAAGCTTTATACTGATGTTCCTTTGATCGAGACTGTAGTTATTTATAACGATGAAAAAGAGGAGATATCAATTTTCGCTGTTAACAGGGACGTGGATAATAGTCTTTACGTGGAGTATGTTTTAGGCGGATTTGATGGTTTCAAAGTTGAGGAACATATAGTTTATGATTCTGAAGATCCTTTTGCAGGGAATACCCCTGAAGAGCCTGATAAAGTAGTACCAAGAAGGGAAAATAATTCTGCAAAGATAGATGGTAATAAACTAGAGGTTTTGCTTCCTAAATTCTCATGGAACGTGATTAGATTAAAGAAGGAGTGA
- a CDS encoding LamG domain-containing protein, with protein sequence MKVKFLLGLLISLIFVLIVGFGQEDGLIAYFPFDGNLKDVTGHFPEGRIVGAKINISAKDIEYTDGIKGKALLLNGRRGILLPDDLIKDYDYSVSFWVNIETFTMHTTTFFGVYVDDQGAFHWISFVPFGWPQGTLLWARDDVKDIWYDGLFSENLQTGKWYHIVIVVDKGKAKVYVNGKQMISKVQINGQPNPEGLVPDVFSLKPGGTFAVGVNYWDPPLRGIFDELKIYDKPLTEKEVLDLYNSYSK encoded by the coding sequence ATGAAGGTTAAATTTTTATTAGGTTTGCTGATTTCTTTGATTTTTGTTTTAATTGTTGGTTTTGGACAGGAAGATGGTTTAATTGCTTATTTCCCTTTTGATGGAAACTTGAAAGATGTTACGGGACATTTTCCTGAAGGGAGAATAGTAGGTGCTAAAATAAACATTTCAGCTAAAGATATAGAGTATACAGATGGAATCAAGGGGAAGGCGCTACTTCTAAATGGAAGAAGAGGAATACTATTACCCGATGATTTGATCAAAGATTATGATTACAGTGTATCTTTCTGGGTGAATATAGAGACTTTCACTATGCATACTACAACATTTTTTGGAGTATATGTTGATGATCAAGGGGCTTTTCACTGGATTAGTTTTGTACCTTTTGGATGGCCTCAGGGAACTTTGCTTTGGGCAAGAGACGATGTAAAAGATATTTGGTATGATGGTTTATTTTCAGAGAATTTGCAAACAGGGAAATGGTACCATATAGTCATTGTCGTTGATAAAGGAAAGGCAAAAGTATATGTTAATGGTAAACAAATGATATCAAAAGTTCAAATTAATGGACAGCCTAACCCTGAAGGACTTGTCCCTGATGTATTTAGTTTAAAACCTGGTGGAACTTTTGCGGTTGGTGTGAATTATTGGGATCCTCCCTTAAGAGGAATTTTCGATGAACTTAAAATATACGACAAACCTTTAACTGAGAAAGAAGTATTAGATCTATACAATTCTTACTCTAAGTAG
- a CDS encoding carbohydrate ABC transporter permease has protein sequence MKAWWRIKKEIKTIIFSLVICVIGIIWFIPIFWMLSTSFKPTPVAVAEVKPQWIPKPFTIENYLTVWSPAGGISVANAFKNSVIVAIIATIAGLVVATPAAYALSRIEFPGQKLIFWAYVAILAFPGILFLVPNYFIIHSLNLMNTFSALILPGLGGTFGVFMLRQYMLGIPKELEEVAFIDGCSRLRFLITIAVPLIRPALVTLALMTFLGSWNSFLWPLLVLTTSDKFTLPIALVRFSAGWGDPYRGIGPTMAAAFISVAPVLLIFVLFHRYLLRGISLGGVVK, from the coding sequence ATGAAAGCATGGTGGAGAATAAAGAAGGAAATTAAGACTATTATTTTTTCTCTTGTGATTTGTGTTATTGGTATTATTTGGTTTATTCCTATTTTTTGGATGTTATCAACCTCTTTTAAACCTACGCCCGTTGCAGTAGCGGAGGTTAAACCGCAGTGGATTCCAAAACCTTTTACTATTGAAAATTACTTAACTGTTTGGAGTCCTGCTGGTGGGATAAGTGTTGCTAATGCTTTTAAGAATAGTGTAATTGTGGCAATTATAGCTACCATAGCTGGATTAGTAGTTGCTACCCCTGCTGCTTATGCTCTTTCAAGAATTGAATTTCCAGGCCAAAAGCTGATATTTTGGGCTTATGTAGCTATTCTTGCTTTTCCTGGTATCCTCTTTTTGGTTCCAAATTATTTTATAATTCATAGTTTAAATCTTATGAACACTTTTTCTGCACTCATTTTGCCTGGATTAGGAGGTACTTTTGGAGTATTTATGCTTCGTCAATATATGTTAGGAATTCCTAAGGAACTTGAAGAGGTAGCTTTTATTGATGGCTGTAGTAGATTAAGATTTCTTATAACTATTGCTGTTCCACTTATTAGACCAGCATTAGTTACTCTTGCATTGATGACTTTTTTAGGTTCTTGGAATAGTTTTTTGTGGCCATTACTAGTGCTTACAACTTCTGATAAATTTACATTACCTATAGCTCTTGTGAGATTTAGTGCTGGTTGGGGAGATCCTTATAGGGGTATAGGTCCTACTATGGCTGCTGCTTTTATTTCTGTAGCGCCTGTTTTATTAATTTTTGTACTGTTTCATAGGTATTTGTTGAGAGGAATTTCTTTGGGAGGAGTTGTTAAGTAG
- a CDS encoding extracellular solute-binding protein, with amino-acid sequence MRIKKLSLIMLVSLLILIVISLGQAKKITLTFMTPLGGADGAYMDKIIANFNKEHPDIEVVHLVLVNSLEYKTKLSTGIATKQAPQVLFIRKPDMPLFIEQDQFKTFTEKELKQYGIDIKDVYPELLKGIVNGDKIYGIPLDCWIFYMAYNRGNFAKAGLDPDKPPRTRAEFEKAMEALKKVTPKGVTPYYENPTWSWLWVHLMWQFGGDLLTPDFKKPAFQEAGAKALRLLMSFQDKGYLPKSSVDPGPAFESGQSSVLITGVWTSTAWKGVLKENFGAAPAPLFGTHRAVFGGSHVLALPKVMVEDPQVLKAAMTWVKYLWDHAIEWYAAGQTPARKSIATSKELKDKLPYIYTIAQQLPYVKTFQMFPYISEIVDTIATYLEDVLITRKLTPEKAMEMAAEEVMPIIEDYWAGKK; translated from the coding sequence ATGAGAATCAAAAAATTAAGTTTAATCATGTTAGTAAGTTTACTGATTCTAATAGTAATAAGTTTGGGACAGGCTAAGAAAATAACTCTGACCTTTATGACACCGCTTGGAGGAGCAGATGGAGCTTATATGGATAAAATTATTGCTAACTTTAATAAAGAACATCCTGATATAGAAGTTGTACACCTTGTTTTAGTAAATTCTTTGGAATACAAAACAAAGTTATCCACAGGAATTGCTACAAAGCAAGCTCCGCAAGTTTTGTTTATAAGAAAACCTGATATGCCTCTTTTTATTGAGCAAGATCAATTTAAAACTTTTACAGAAAAAGAATTGAAACAATATGGGATAGATATTAAGGATGTTTATCCAGAACTGCTCAAAGGAATTGTAAATGGGGATAAGATATATGGAATTCCCTTAGATTGTTGGATATTCTATATGGCATATAATAGGGGAAATTTTGCAAAAGCAGGATTAGATCCTGACAAACCACCAAGGACTAGAGCTGAATTTGAAAAAGCAATGGAAGCACTTAAAAAGGTCACTCCTAAAGGTGTTACTCCGTACTATGAAAATCCTACCTGGAGCTGGTTGTGGGTACATTTAATGTGGCAATTTGGAGGAGATTTATTAACTCCAGACTTTAAGAAACCGGCATTTCAGGAGGCGGGAGCAAAGGCATTACGGCTTCTTATGAGTTTTCAAGATAAAGGATATCTTCCTAAATCTTCTGTAGATCCAGGGCCTGCTTTTGAGAGTGGGCAATCAAGTGTATTAATTACAGGAGTATGGACATCTACGGCTTGGAAAGGTGTTTTGAAAGAGAATTTTGGAGCAGCACCAGCGCCACTATTTGGAACTCATAGGGCAGTATTTGGTGGATCTCATGTGTTAGCTTTACCGAAAGTAATGGTGGAAGACCCACAAGTATTAAAGGCTGCTATGACATGGGTGAAGTATCTTTGGGATCATGCTATTGAATGGTATGCGGCTGGACAAACACCTGCAAGAAAATCTATAGCAACAAGTAAAGAATTAAAAGATAAACTCCCATATATATACACAATAGCTCAACAATTACCTTATGTGAAGACTTTCCAAATGTTCCCATATATTTCTGAAATAGTAGATACAATAGCAACTTATTTAGAAGATGTATTAATAACAAGAAAATTAACTCCAGAAAAAGCAATGGAGATGGCAGCAGAAGAAGTTATGCCAATAATAGAAGATTACTGGGCAGGAAAAAAGTAA